One Mycobacterium paraseoulense genomic window, TCCAGCTGTTCGGCGGCATGGGCTACATGGCCGAATCCGAAGTCGAGCGCCAATACCGGGACATGCGGATCCTGGGAATCGGCGGCGGAACCACCGAGATTTTGACCTCACTGGCCGCCAAAACCCTTGGATATCAATCATGACCGTGCTGCAGTCCACCCTCGACGTGGCGTCCGCCGCCTACACCGACGCGGCGTCGACGGCGACATCCCGGCTCGGGGAGATCGACGCCGAACTCGCCAAAGCGCTGGCGGGCGGCGGCCCCAAATACGTCGAGCGCCACCACGGCCGAGGCAAGCTGACCGCCCGGGAACGCATCGAGTTGCTCGTCGACGCCGACGCCCCGTTCCTCGAGCTCAGCCCGCTGGCGGCCTACGGCAGCGCGTTCACGGTCGGCGCCAGCACCGTCACCGGCATCGGCGTGGTGTCGGGTGTGGAATGCCTGATCGTCGCCAACGACCCGACGGTCAAGGGCGGCACCAGCAACCCGTGGACCCTGAAAAAGATACTGCGGGCCAATCAGATCGCCTTCGAAAACCGGCTACCCGTCATCTCGCTGGTGGAATCCGGCGGGGCGGACCTGCCCACTCAGAAAGAGATCTTCATCCCCGGCGGGCGGATGTTCCGCGACCTGACCCGCCTGTCGGCGGCCGGCATTCCCACCATCGCCCTGGTGTTCGGCAACTCGACCGCCGGCGGCGCCTACATTCCCGGCATGTCCGACCACGTGGTGATGATCAAGGAACGTTCGAAGGTGTTCCTGGCCGGTCCCCCGCTGGTCAAGATGGCCACCGGCGAGGAATCCGACGACGAATCGCTGGGTGGCGCCGAAATGCATTCCCGCGTCTCCGGTTTGGGCGACTACTTCGCCGTCGACGAGCTCGACGCGATCCGCATCGGGCGGCGCATCGTCGCCCGGCTGAACTGGCGCAAACAGGGACCCGCACCCGGCCCGGTCGTCGACCCGTTGTTCGACGCCGAGGAGCTGATCGGCATCGTGCCCGCGGACCTGCGCATCCCGTTCGATCCGCGCGAGGTGATCGCCCGCATCGTCGACGGATCCGAATTCGACGAATTCAAGGCCATGTACGGGTCGTCGCTGGTGACCGGATGGGCCCGGCTGCACGGCTACCCGCTCGGCATCCTGGCCAATGCGCGCGGCGTGCTGTTCAGCGAGGAATCGCAGAAGGCGACCCAATTCATCCAGCTGGCCAACCGCTCCGACACCCCATTGTTGTTCCTGCACAACACCACCGGCTACATGGTCGGCAAGGACTACGAGGAGGGCGGGATGATCAAGCACGGATCGATGATGATCAACGCCGTCTCCAACTCGACCGTCCCGCACATCTCGCTGCTGATCGGCGCCTCCTACGGCGCCGGCCACTACGGCATGTGCGGCCGGGCCTATGACCCCCGGTTCCTGTTCGCCTGGCCCAGCGCCAAATCCGCGGTCATGGGCGGCGCGCAGCTTGCGGGCGTCCTGTCGATCGTGGCCCGCGCCGCGGCCGAGGCCCGCGGCCAGCAGGTCGACGAGGAGGCCGACGCCGCGATGCGGGCCGCCGTCGAGGGGCAGATCGAGGCGGAGTCGCTGCCGTTGGTCCTGTCCGGCATGCTCTACGACGACGGGGTGATCGACCCGCGCGACACCCGCACGGTGCTGGGAATGTGTCTGTCCGCCATCGCCAATGGCCCGATCAAGGGGACGTCGAACTTCGGCGTCTTCCGGATGTGAGCCCCATGGTCACTCGA contains:
- a CDS encoding acyl-CoA carboxylase subunit beta — encoded protein: MLQSTLDVASAAYTDAASTATSRLGEIDAELAKALAGGGPKYVERHHGRGKLTARERIELLVDADAPFLELSPLAAYGSAFTVGASTVTGIGVVSGVECLIVANDPTVKGGTSNPWTLKKILRANQIAFENRLPVISLVESGGADLPTQKEIFIPGGRMFRDLTRLSAAGIPTIALVFGNSTAGGAYIPGMSDHVVMIKERSKVFLAGPPLVKMATGEESDDESLGGAEMHSRVSGLGDYFAVDELDAIRIGRRIVARLNWRKQGPAPGPVVDPLFDAEELIGIVPADLRIPFDPREVIARIVDGSEFDEFKAMYGSSLVTGWARLHGYPLGILANARGVLFSEESQKATQFIQLANRSDTPLLFLHNTTGYMVGKDYEEGGMIKHGSMMINAVSNSTVPHISLLIGASYGAGHYGMCGRAYDPRFLFAWPSAKSAVMGGAQLAGVLSIVARAAAEARGQQVDEEADAAMRAAVEGQIEAESLPLVLSGMLYDDGVIDPRDTRTVLGMCLSAIANGPIKGTSNFGVFRM